The following are encoded together in the Apus apus isolate bApuApu2 chromosome 7, bApuApu2.pri.cur, whole genome shotgun sequence genome:
- the DBT gene encoding lipoamide acyltransferase component of branched-chain alpha-keto acid dehydrogenase complex, mitochondrial isoform X3 — MLLPCPEVQAKGHARPERRPTQHPAGPAVPCAAAEGRPDSCLHGDKRVRSPRSEISKRSTERRTRVGLAATLGTLLQVCIHRVRSCSSIRFIKSKYVCVFDKSALKFSHQQRLFRTSAVSCGQIVQFKLSDIGEGITEVTVKEWYIKEGDSVSQFDSICEVQSDKASVTITSRYDGIIRKLHYNLDEIAFVGKPLVDIEIDTSKGVAPEEDVVETPPMSHEEHTHQEIKGHKTLATPAVRRLAMENNIKLSEVVGTGKDNRILKEDILNYLAKQTGAILPPSPKAEIVPPLPKSETMPAAPKEKAHKIPVPVSRPIVFSGKDKTEPVTGFQKAMVKTMSAALKIPHFGYCDEIDLTHLVQLREELKPLAQIRGVKLSFMPFFIKAASLGLLQYPILNASLDESCQNVTYKASHNIGVAMDTEQGLIVPNVKNVQVCSVFEIASELNRLQTLGSAGQLGTNDLTGGTFTLSNIGTIGGTYAKPVILPPEVAIGALGKIQVLPRFNGKGEVYKAQIMNVSWSADHRIIDGATMARFSNLWKSYLENPASMLLDLK, encoded by the exons ATGCTTTTACCCTGTCCCGAGGTTCAGGCCAAGGGCCACGCCAGGCCGGAGCGGCGACCAACGCAGCATCCCGCAGGCCCCGCGGTGCCCTGTGCCGCCGCTGAGGGGCGGCCGGACTCCTGCCTTCACGGTGACAAGCGAGTACGTTCACCCAGAAGCGAGATCTCTAAAAGAAGCACGGAGAGACGTACGCGTGTGGGTCTGGCAGCCACACTTGGGACTTTATTACAG GTTTGCATTCACCGTGTTAGATCGTGCAGCAGCATTCGCTTTATAAAATCAAAATATGTGTGCGTGTTTGACAAATCTGCCCTCAAGTTTAGTCATCAACAACGATTATTCAGAACATCTGCTG TTTCATGTGGCCAAATTGTCCAGTTTAAACTTTCTGACATTGGAGAAGGGATTACGGAGGTGACAGTAAAAGAATG GTACATAAAAGAAGGTGACAGCGTGTCCCAGTTTGATAGCATCTGTGAAGTACAAAGCGATAAAGCTTCTGTTACTATTACTAGCCGGTATGATGGCATCATTAGAAAACTCCATTACAATTTAGATGAAATTGCTTTTGTTGGAAAACCATTAGTGGACATTGAAATTGATACTTCAAAAG GTGTTGCCCCAGAAGAAGATGTTGTTGAAACACCTCCTATGTCTCATGAAGAGCACACTCACCAAGAGATAAAAGGTCATAAAACATTAGCAACCCCTGCAGTTCGTCGTCTGGCCATGGAGAATAAC ATTAAATTGAGTGAAGTTGTTGGAACAGGGAAAGATAACAGAATCCTTAAAGAAGACATACTCAATTACTTAGCCAAACAAACGGGAGCTATTCTACCACCCTCGCCAAAGGCTGAAATTGTGCCACCTCTGCCAAAATCAGAGACTATGCCTGCTGCTCCAAAGGAGAAAGCACACAAAATTCCTGTACCTGTTTCCAGACCCATTGTGTTTTCAGGAAAAGATAAAACTGAACCTGTAACAg GTTTTCAGAAGGCAATGGTAAAGACTATGAGTGCTGCCCTGAAGATACCTCACTTTGGTTATTGTGATGAGATTGATTTGACTCATCTTGTTCAGCTGCGAGAAGAGCTGAAACCTCTAGCACAAATTCGTGGAGTTAAGCTTTCCTTTATGCCTTTCTTCATAAAG GCAGCCTCTCTGGGACTACTGCAGTATCCTATTCTTAATGCTTCTTTGGATGAAAGCTGTCAAAATGTCACATATAAG GCTTCGCACAATATTGGAGTTGCAATGGACACAGAGCAAGGTTTAATTGTCCCCAATGTGAAAAATGTTCAAGTCTGTAGCGTGTTTGAAATTGCCTCTGAATTAAATCGCCTACAGACCTTGGGCTCTGCAGGCCAACTGGGAACAAATGACCTCACGGGGGGAACATTCACCCTTTCGAATATTGGCACA attGGTGGCACTTATGCCAAACCAGTGATACTACCTCCTGAAGTAGCTATTGGAGCGCTTGGAAAGATACAG GTTCTTCCTCGGTTTAATGGAAAAGGCGAAGTATATAAAGCACAGATAATGAATGTGAGTTGGTCAGCTGATCACCGCATCATTGACGGAGCTACAATGGCCCGGTTTTCTAACTTGTGGAAATCTTACTTGGAGAACCCTGCTTCGATGCTGCTAGACCTTAAATAA
- the DBT gene encoding lipoamide acyltransferase component of branched-chain alpha-keto acid dehydrogenase complex, mitochondrial isoform X2: MAAVTALRSSCRVAGRLVCIHRVRSCSSIRFIKSKYVCVFDKSALKFSHQQRLFRTSAVSCGQIVQFKLSDIGEGITEVTVKEWYIKEGDSVSQFDSICEVQSDKASVTITSRYDGIIRKLHYNLDEIAFVGKPLVDIEIDTSKGVAPEEDVVETPPMSHEEHTHQEIKGHKTLATPAVRRLAMENNIKLSEVVGTGKDNRILKEDILNYLAKQTGAILPPSPKAEIVPPLPKSETMPAAPKEKAHKIPVPVSRPIVFSGKDKTEPVTGFQKAMVKTMSAALKIPHFGYCDEIDLTHLVQLREELKPLAQIRGVKLSFMPFFIKAASLGLLQYPILNASLDESCQNVTYKASHNIGVAMDTEQGLIVPNVKNVQVCSVFEIASELNRLQTLGSAGQLGTNDLTGGTFTLSNIGTIGGTYAKPVILPPEVAIGALGKIQVLPRFNGKGEVYKAQIMNVSWSADHRIIDGATMARFSNLWKSYLENPASMLLDLK, from the exons ATGGCGGCCGTGACcgctctgaggagcagctgccgAGTCGCGGGGCGCCTG GTTTGCATTCACCGTGTTAGATCGTGCAGCAGCATTCGCTTTATAAAATCAAAATATGTGTGCGTGTTTGACAAATCTGCCCTCAAGTTTAGTCATCAACAACGATTATTCAGAACATCTGCTG TTTCATGTGGCCAAATTGTCCAGTTTAAACTTTCTGACATTGGAGAAGGGATTACGGAGGTGACAGTAAAAGAATG GTACATAAAAGAAGGTGACAGCGTGTCCCAGTTTGATAGCATCTGTGAAGTACAAAGCGATAAAGCTTCTGTTACTATTACTAGCCGGTATGATGGCATCATTAGAAAACTCCATTACAATTTAGATGAAATTGCTTTTGTTGGAAAACCATTAGTGGACATTGAAATTGATACTTCAAAAG GTGTTGCCCCAGAAGAAGATGTTGTTGAAACACCTCCTATGTCTCATGAAGAGCACACTCACCAAGAGATAAAAGGTCATAAAACATTAGCAACCCCTGCAGTTCGTCGTCTGGCCATGGAGAATAAC ATTAAATTGAGTGAAGTTGTTGGAACAGGGAAAGATAACAGAATCCTTAAAGAAGACATACTCAATTACTTAGCCAAACAAACGGGAGCTATTCTACCACCCTCGCCAAAGGCTGAAATTGTGCCACCTCTGCCAAAATCAGAGACTATGCCTGCTGCTCCAAAGGAGAAAGCACACAAAATTCCTGTACCTGTTTCCAGACCCATTGTGTTTTCAGGAAAAGATAAAACTGAACCTGTAACAg GTTTTCAGAAGGCAATGGTAAAGACTATGAGTGCTGCCCTGAAGATACCTCACTTTGGTTATTGTGATGAGATTGATTTGACTCATCTTGTTCAGCTGCGAGAAGAGCTGAAACCTCTAGCACAAATTCGTGGAGTTAAGCTTTCCTTTATGCCTTTCTTCATAAAG GCAGCCTCTCTGGGACTACTGCAGTATCCTATTCTTAATGCTTCTTTGGATGAAAGCTGTCAAAATGTCACATATAAG GCTTCGCACAATATTGGAGTTGCAATGGACACAGAGCAAGGTTTAATTGTCCCCAATGTGAAAAATGTTCAAGTCTGTAGCGTGTTTGAAATTGCCTCTGAATTAAATCGCCTACAGACCTTGGGCTCTGCAGGCCAACTGGGAACAAATGACCTCACGGGGGGAACATTCACCCTTTCGAATATTGGCACA attGGTGGCACTTATGCCAAACCAGTGATACTACCTCCTGAAGTAGCTATTGGAGCGCTTGGAAAGATACAG GTTCTTCCTCGGTTTAATGGAAAAGGCGAAGTATATAAAGCACAGATAATGAATGTGAGTTGGTCAGCTGATCACCGCATCATTGACGGAGCTACAATGGCCCGGTTTTCTAACTTGTGGAAATCTTACTTGGAGAACCCTGCTTCGATGCTGCTAGACCTTAAATAA
- the DBT gene encoding lipoamide acyltransferase component of branched-chain alpha-keto acid dehydrogenase complex, mitochondrial isoform X1, producing MLKTHGKHYETSHLEIVQRFDVLLVIIFTGVLFSGSSKKIISKFYSFELLEVCIHRVRSCSSIRFIKSKYVCVFDKSALKFSHQQRLFRTSAVSCGQIVQFKLSDIGEGITEVTVKEWYIKEGDSVSQFDSICEVQSDKASVTITSRYDGIIRKLHYNLDEIAFVGKPLVDIEIDTSKGVAPEEDVVETPPMSHEEHTHQEIKGHKTLATPAVRRLAMENNIKLSEVVGTGKDNRILKEDILNYLAKQTGAILPPSPKAEIVPPLPKSETMPAAPKEKAHKIPVPVSRPIVFSGKDKTEPVTGFQKAMVKTMSAALKIPHFGYCDEIDLTHLVQLREELKPLAQIRGVKLSFMPFFIKAASLGLLQYPILNASLDESCQNVTYKASHNIGVAMDTEQGLIVPNVKNVQVCSVFEIASELNRLQTLGSAGQLGTNDLTGGTFTLSNIGTIGGTYAKPVILPPEVAIGALGKIQVLPRFNGKGEVYKAQIMNVSWSADHRIIDGATMARFSNLWKSYLENPASMLLDLK from the exons ATGTTAAAAACACATGGAAAGCATTATGAAACTTCACATTTAGAAATAGTTCAGAGATTTGATGTGCTCCTTGTGATCATCTTCACAG GTGTGCTGTTTTCTGGCTCCTCTAAGAAGATAATTTCTAAATTTTACAGTTTTGAGCTACTTGAG GTTTGCATTCACCGTGTTAGATCGTGCAGCAGCATTCGCTTTATAAAATCAAAATATGTGTGCGTGTTTGACAAATCTGCCCTCAAGTTTAGTCATCAACAACGATTATTCAGAACATCTGCTG TTTCATGTGGCCAAATTGTCCAGTTTAAACTTTCTGACATTGGAGAAGGGATTACGGAGGTGACAGTAAAAGAATG GTACATAAAAGAAGGTGACAGCGTGTCCCAGTTTGATAGCATCTGTGAAGTACAAAGCGATAAAGCTTCTGTTACTATTACTAGCCGGTATGATGGCATCATTAGAAAACTCCATTACAATTTAGATGAAATTGCTTTTGTTGGAAAACCATTAGTGGACATTGAAATTGATACTTCAAAAG GTGTTGCCCCAGAAGAAGATGTTGTTGAAACACCTCCTATGTCTCATGAAGAGCACACTCACCAAGAGATAAAAGGTCATAAAACATTAGCAACCCCTGCAGTTCGTCGTCTGGCCATGGAGAATAAC ATTAAATTGAGTGAAGTTGTTGGAACAGGGAAAGATAACAGAATCCTTAAAGAAGACATACTCAATTACTTAGCCAAACAAACGGGAGCTATTCTACCACCCTCGCCAAAGGCTGAAATTGTGCCACCTCTGCCAAAATCAGAGACTATGCCTGCTGCTCCAAAGGAGAAAGCACACAAAATTCCTGTACCTGTTTCCAGACCCATTGTGTTTTCAGGAAAAGATAAAACTGAACCTGTAACAg GTTTTCAGAAGGCAATGGTAAAGACTATGAGTGCTGCCCTGAAGATACCTCACTTTGGTTATTGTGATGAGATTGATTTGACTCATCTTGTTCAGCTGCGAGAAGAGCTGAAACCTCTAGCACAAATTCGTGGAGTTAAGCTTTCCTTTATGCCTTTCTTCATAAAG GCAGCCTCTCTGGGACTACTGCAGTATCCTATTCTTAATGCTTCTTTGGATGAAAGCTGTCAAAATGTCACATATAAG GCTTCGCACAATATTGGAGTTGCAATGGACACAGAGCAAGGTTTAATTGTCCCCAATGTGAAAAATGTTCAAGTCTGTAGCGTGTTTGAAATTGCCTCTGAATTAAATCGCCTACAGACCTTGGGCTCTGCAGGCCAACTGGGAACAAATGACCTCACGGGGGGAACATTCACCCTTTCGAATATTGGCACA attGGTGGCACTTATGCCAAACCAGTGATACTACCTCCTGAAGTAGCTATTGGAGCGCTTGGAAAGATACAG GTTCTTCCTCGGTTTAATGGAAAAGGCGAAGTATATAAAGCACAGATAATGAATGTGAGTTGGTCAGCTGATCACCGCATCATTGACGGAGCTACAATGGCCCGGTTTTCTAACTTGTGGAAATCTTACTTGGAGAACCCTGCTTCGATGCTGCTAGACCTTAAATAA
- the DBT gene encoding lipoamide acyltransferase component of branched-chain alpha-keto acid dehydrogenase complex, mitochondrial isoform X4, giving the protein MSHEEHTHQEIKGHKTLATPAVRRLAMENNIKLSEVVGTGKDNRILKEDILNYLAKQTGAILPPSPKAEIVPPLPKSETMPAAPKEKAHKIPVPVSRPIVFSGKDKTEPVTGFQKAMVKTMSAALKIPHFGYCDEIDLTHLVQLREELKPLAQIRGVKLSFMPFFIKAASLGLLQYPILNASLDESCQNVTYKASHNIGVAMDTEQGLIVPNVKNVQVCSVFEIASELNRLQTLGSAGQLGTNDLTGGTFTLSNIGTIGGTYAKPVILPPEVAIGALGKIQVLPRFNGKGEVYKAQIMNVSWSADHRIIDGATMARFSNLWKSYLENPASMLLDLK; this is encoded by the exons ATGTCTCATGAAGAGCACACTCACCAAGAGATAAAAGGTCATAAAACATTAGCAACCCCTGCAGTTCGTCGTCTGGCCATGGAGAATAAC ATTAAATTGAGTGAAGTTGTTGGAACAGGGAAAGATAACAGAATCCTTAAAGAAGACATACTCAATTACTTAGCCAAACAAACGGGAGCTATTCTACCACCCTCGCCAAAGGCTGAAATTGTGCCACCTCTGCCAAAATCAGAGACTATGCCTGCTGCTCCAAAGGAGAAAGCACACAAAATTCCTGTACCTGTTTCCAGACCCATTGTGTTTTCAGGAAAAGATAAAACTGAACCTGTAACAg GTTTTCAGAAGGCAATGGTAAAGACTATGAGTGCTGCCCTGAAGATACCTCACTTTGGTTATTGTGATGAGATTGATTTGACTCATCTTGTTCAGCTGCGAGAAGAGCTGAAACCTCTAGCACAAATTCGTGGAGTTAAGCTTTCCTTTATGCCTTTCTTCATAAAG GCAGCCTCTCTGGGACTACTGCAGTATCCTATTCTTAATGCTTCTTTGGATGAAAGCTGTCAAAATGTCACATATAAG GCTTCGCACAATATTGGAGTTGCAATGGACACAGAGCAAGGTTTAATTGTCCCCAATGTGAAAAATGTTCAAGTCTGTAGCGTGTTTGAAATTGCCTCTGAATTAAATCGCCTACAGACCTTGGGCTCTGCAGGCCAACTGGGAACAAATGACCTCACGGGGGGAACATTCACCCTTTCGAATATTGGCACA attGGTGGCACTTATGCCAAACCAGTGATACTACCTCCTGAAGTAGCTATTGGAGCGCTTGGAAAGATACAG GTTCTTCCTCGGTTTAATGGAAAAGGCGAAGTATATAAAGCACAGATAATGAATGTGAGTTGGTCAGCTGATCACCGCATCATTGACGGAGCTACAATGGCCCGGTTTTCTAACTTGTGGAAATCTTACTTGGAGAACCCTGCTTCGATGCTGCTAGACCTTAAATAA